A single Desulfomonile tiedjei DNA region contains:
- a CDS encoding ABC transporter substrate-binding protein, with protein sequence MRVPPRRIAPWIVVFSALCLVVFLFQVYREQPRSVDGRTEDLRLGIYRYTTSALLLIAEDQGLFARKGLDVSNKHYEYGVLAIKDLLSGNIDIAAATDSVAAWSILRGYDLKILAAVASADLLRLVGRTDRGIRHWSDLKGKKVGLTKGTVSEFFFDRALTFNKLTRDDVDLIHLDSPAIVDSITKGEVDAVVVWSPLDEQAQQGLEHKAVSWSVQYGQDYYWVLLCKSELLQQRPQAIERLFAALALAEDLMASNQAEAQQIVARQQAGSQGPVDKMWPYHKLRVSLDQQMLVAMEDAARWHILRGYSKGKTPNFLNFIYFDGLEAAKPGTVSIVH encoded by the coding sequence ATGAGGGTCCCACCAAGAAGAATCGCGCCCTGGATAGTTGTTTTTTCCGCTCTGTGCCTTGTGGTGTTCCTGTTCCAGGTTTATCGGGAGCAGCCTCGGAGCGTCGATGGCCGGACGGAGGACCTTCGTTTAGGGATCTATCGGTATACTACGTCAGCGTTGCTGCTAATCGCTGAAGATCAAGGTTTGTTTGCCCGGAAGGGGCTCGACGTAAGCAACAAGCATTATGAATACGGAGTGCTGGCAATAAAAGACCTCTTGTCGGGCAACATTGACATCGCGGCTGCGACGGATTCTGTGGCGGCATGGAGTATTCTCCGAGGCTACGATCTGAAGATCCTGGCCGCGGTGGCCTCAGCCGATCTTCTCAGACTGGTTGGAAGGACCGACAGGGGAATTCGACATTGGTCAGACCTCAAAGGCAAGAAGGTCGGACTCACCAAAGGCACCGTGTCCGAGTTCTTTTTCGATCGAGCTTTGACATTCAACAAACTGACGCGTGACGATGTTGATTTGATACACCTCGACTCTCCCGCAATTGTGGACTCGATCACAAAAGGTGAGGTGGACGCGGTTGTTGTCTGGAGTCCTCTCGATGAACAGGCTCAGCAAGGGCTGGAGCACAAGGCTGTTTCCTGGTCGGTGCAGTATGGGCAGGACTACTATTGGGTGCTGCTCTGCAAAAGCGAACTGCTTCAACAACGCCCTCAAGCGATTGAGCGGCTGTTCGCGGCTTTGGCATTGGCTGAGGATCTCATGGCTTCCAATCAAGCTGAAGCTCAACAGATAGTGGCGCGGCAGCAGGCAGGTTCCCAGGGACCTGTTGACAAAATGTGGCCCTATCACAAATTGAGGGTTTCTTTGGATCAGCAAATGCTCGTCGCAATGGAAGATGCAGCAAGATGGCATATTCTTAGGGGCTACTCTAAAGGTAAGACACCGAATTTTCTCAATTTCATATATTTTGACGGACTGGAAGCGGCAAAACCCGGGACAGTTTCAATAGTTCATTAG
- a CDS encoding SEC-C domain-containing protein: MKKIKSPWYGVVWIVIWTIGLAMLLKFGGFDQRESIGLILVWAVLVGVTGYLLARYLRMAHKRKSTEPKPSKAAPALNAPCPCGSGLKYKRCCGASD, translated from the coding sequence ATGAAAAAGATCAAGAGTCCGTGGTACGGTGTCGTCTGGATAGTCATATGGACAATTGGGCTTGCAATGCTCCTAAAATTCGGAGGCTTCGACCAAAGAGAAAGTATCGGGCTGATCCTGGTCTGGGCGGTCCTGGTAGGTGTTACGGGTTACCTGCTGGCGCGATATCTCCGGATGGCTCATAAACGAAAGAGTACTGAGCCTAAACCAAGCAAGGCGGCCCCTGCCTTGAATGCGCCATGCCCATGCGGTTCCGGGCTGAAATATAAGCGATGCTGCGGCGCGAGTGATTAG
- a CDS encoding FAD-dependent oxidoreductase: MTKLFEPIDVGPMSLSNRVVMTAMHLNYTPGGAVNDRFIDFYAARARGGAGLIMVGGAEINDQASGVDMMLSIKDDKYIPGLKKFTDAIHREGGKTAVQLYMAGAYSFCGLSGLPTLAPSEYVSHFTRQKTTAMTLEDIQRVQDDFVQAARRAKEAGFDAVEVIASAGYLICQFLSPVTNKRDDDYGGSLANRMRFGLETISRVQEEAGPDVAVIVRVAGNDFVPGSHTNAEARIFAAAVERAGADCINVTGGWHESRVPQITMDLPQAGYVYLAGGIRKSVGIPVIGCNRINDPYIAEEVLREGIADLVGVARGLITDPEFVNKARDGRIDEIRHCVACNQRCFDHVFQLLPVGCMVNPRAGREKETEFTAAAAPKKILVAGAGPAGCEFALIAAQRGHKVILCEKEDRLGGQVAWAADVTHKYDFHYIFDYYGAVLPKHGVKLRTGVEVTPDLVAQEKADLVVVATGAAPFKPPIEAVEAPNVYQSWDVLKGTAQTGASVVVVGGGSVGLETAIFLASKGTISPEQLYFLTLHDAESPEVLRDLMVKGIKKVTVIEMVRRVAQDVGPSTRWVLLKELKLRGVELITEAKMKDISPEHIVYTDAQGNDVTLPADSVVLAMGSRPENSLAKKLEDAGVKVRVIGDANKCGRIGNAIDDGFDLGCEV, from the coding sequence ATTACCAAGCTGTTTGAGCCGATAGACGTGGGTCCGATGTCCCTGTCCAACAGAGTTGTCATGACCGCCATGCACCTTAATTACACCCCTGGGGGAGCGGTCAACGATCGTTTTATAGATTTTTACGCGGCAAGAGCGCGAGGCGGCGCGGGCCTGATAATGGTGGGTGGGGCGGAAATCAACGATCAGGCCTCCGGAGTAGACATGATGCTGTCCATCAAGGATGACAAGTATATTCCGGGCTTGAAGAAGTTTACGGATGCGATTCATCGCGAAGGCGGAAAGACCGCGGTGCAATTGTACATGGCCGGAGCCTATTCTTTTTGCGGCCTCAGCGGTCTGCCGACTCTCGCGCCTTCGGAATACGTGAGCCACTTCACGCGCCAAAAAACCACGGCCATGACGCTGGAAGACATTCAGCGAGTGCAGGACGACTTTGTCCAGGCTGCGCGGCGAGCTAAAGAAGCGGGCTTCGACGCGGTGGAAGTGATTGCTTCCGCCGGCTATCTTATATGCCAGTTTCTTTCGCCCGTAACCAACAAGCGCGACGACGACTATGGAGGATCTCTGGCAAACAGGATGCGGTTCGGACTGGAGACCATCAGCCGGGTCCAGGAAGAGGCCGGCCCGGATGTGGCCGTTATTGTTCGAGTAGCAGGAAATGATTTTGTGCCCGGAAGCCATACCAATGCGGAAGCTCGGATTTTTGCCGCGGCCGTGGAGCGGGCAGGAGCGGATTGCATCAACGTCACCGGCGGCTGGCATGAAAGCCGCGTGCCTCAAATCACCATGGATCTTCCCCAGGCCGGGTACGTGTACCTGGCCGGAGGCATTAGGAAAAGCGTCGGAATACCCGTAATCGGCTGTAATCGAATCAACGATCCTTATATCGCGGAGGAAGTGCTCAGAGAAGGTATAGCGGACCTCGTGGGGGTTGCCAGGGGATTGATAACGGACCCTGAATTCGTCAACAAAGCGCGGGACGGCAGGATTGATGAAATACGCCACTGCGTCGCGTGCAACCAGAGGTGTTTCGACCACGTGTTTCAATTGCTGCCGGTCGGGTGCATGGTCAATCCCAGGGCCGGCCGGGAAAAGGAAACAGAGTTCACGGCCGCTGCCGCACCCAAGAAGATCCTGGTGGCGGGAGCCGGTCCTGCCGGGTGCGAATTTGCTTTGATCGCGGCCCAACGGGGACACAAGGTCATACTATGTGAAAAGGAAGATCGCCTTGGGGGCCAGGTAGCCTGGGCCGCGGACGTCACACACAAGTACGACTTCCACTACATTTTTGATTACTATGGGGCAGTCCTGCCCAAACACGGTGTCAAGCTTCGCACCGGGGTTGAAGTCACCCCTGACCTGGTGGCCCAAGAAAAGGCCGACCTGGTGGTAGTGGCTACGGGAGCGGCCCCTTTCAAGCCCCCTATTGAAGCCGTAGAAGCCCCGAATGTCTACCAGTCTTGGGATGTGTTAAAGGGCACGGCACAGACCGGCGCATCCGTAGTGGTGGTAGGCGGAGGTTCCGTGGGACTTGAAACGGCTATCTTCCTTGCCTCCAAAGGAACCATATCGCCTGAGCAGCTTTATTTCCTGACGCTTCACGACGCGGAATCGCCTGAGGTGCTCCGCGATCTTATGGTTAAGGGAATCAAAAAGGTCACTGTGATCGAAATGGTTCGGAGGGTCGCGCAGGATGTTGGCCCGTCCACTCGCTGGGTGCTCCTCAAAGAGCTTAAATTGAGGGGCGTGGAGTTGATAACCGAGGCAAAAATGAAGGACATTTCGCCTGAGCACATAGTTTACACCGACGCTCAGGGCAACGACGTAACTCTACCCGCTGATTCGGTGGTACTTGCAATGGGATCGCGGCCGGAGAATTCACTGGCCAAGAAACTCGAAGATGCCGGCGTCAAGGTCCGAGTAATCGGCGACGCGAACAAATGCGGCCGTATCGGCAATGCCATTGACGACGGATTTGATCTCGGGTGCGAGGTGTGA
- a CDS encoding sigma 54-interacting transcriptional regulator, producing the protein MDSQEVKILLVEDNPIDADVLREQLSDVESPTYVVSNVQRLSDAVERLAEERFDLILLDLGLPDSQGIDTFLQTQRAAQGVPIVVMSGLDDEVLAVEAVRTGAQDYLVKGFGDTGLLIRSLNYAVQRQQLITELELGKERLSAQYKWIPVPTYTWEHVDDDFLLIDCNNAAEREAGSRLPLGTKAGDVFRAEPEILSDFARCFSEKTTFMREKLLQFSFVTGSRYLEITYVFVPPNLVMIHVEDETDRKLAEQALRESEERFRAIFESAQDAIFIKDQNLKYSHVNPAFGKLYGLEPSAVIGRRAEELFGKQAGKHITDIDLRVLAGETVEEEHAALINGVERTFHHVSVPLLDVSGTIIGMCGVSRDVTERRRVLPIPRVAADKYNSDAMRAAVLEARKAAATDSIVLLLGESGSGKDYLARWIHEHSKRAGGPYFSVNCAAVAKELAESELFGHESGAFTGARGRKRGLLELAEGGTLLLNEIGELPLPLQSKLLTFLDTRSFLRVGGEKNVHVNARLIAATHRDLEQEVAEGRFLSPLFYRLNVFTISVPPLRERVQDIPLLVDEIMSKLAEEMQLTHVPTIDLGSMRSLTQYTWPGNVRELRNVVERALMLSDGEYLTISLPAAGANSSDWSYHLRFQSNRTLHDMTDEVIQWLCVEGLRRTGGSKKKAASLLGISRDSLYRYMKRFGIEREGEDDMDN; encoded by the coding sequence ATGGATTCCCAAGAAGTGAAAATCCTCCTCGTGGAGGACAATCCTATCGACGCGGATGTGCTGCGCGAGCAGCTGTCCGATGTTGAGAGCCCTACATACGTCGTTTCTAATGTTCAGCGGCTTAGTGATGCTGTTGAGCGTTTGGCCGAGGAGCGCTTCGATTTAATACTCTTGGACCTCGGTTTGCCCGATTCACAGGGAATCGATACCTTCCTTCAGACCCAGAGGGCGGCCCAGGGCGTGCCGATCGTAGTCATGTCAGGCCTGGACGACGAGGTCCTGGCCGTGGAGGCGGTACGGACGGGCGCCCAGGACTATCTCGTTAAAGGCTTCGGCGATACCGGGCTCCTGATCCGGTCCTTGAACTATGCGGTTCAGCGCCAACAACTCATAACCGAGTTGGAACTGGGCAAGGAGAGGCTCAGCGCCCAGTACAAATGGATACCGGTGCCCACATATACCTGGGAGCACGTAGACGACGATTTCCTATTGATCGACTGCAACAATGCCGCTGAACGCGAAGCAGGAAGCCGCCTGCCCCTTGGCACCAAAGCCGGCGACGTTTTCAGGGCCGAACCGGAAATCCTTAGCGACTTTGCAAGGTGCTTTTCCGAGAAGACGACGTTCATGAGGGAGAAACTGCTGCAATTTAGCTTTGTCACAGGGAGCAGGTACCTGGAAATTACTTATGTATTTGTCCCGCCGAACCTGGTGATGATTCATGTTGAAGACGAGACCGATCGCAAGTTAGCCGAACAGGCCCTACGAGAGAGTGAAGAACGATTCCGGGCCATCTTCGAAAGTGCCCAGGATGCGATTTTCATCAAGGATCAGAATCTCAAGTATTCTCATGTGAACCCCGCATTCGGGAAACTTTACGGCCTGGAGCCGTCCGCGGTTATCGGCCGCCGCGCGGAAGAGCTGTTTGGCAAACAGGCGGGGAAACATATCACCGATATTGATCTCCGCGTGCTGGCCGGCGAAACGGTGGAGGAAGAGCACGCGGCACTGATCAATGGAGTTGAACGGACGTTTCACCATGTCAGCGTGCCTCTTCTCGATGTGTCGGGAACGATAATCGGCATGTGCGGCGTTTCCAGAGATGTGACCGAACGCCGGAGAGTATTGCCCATTCCTCGAGTTGCCGCGGACAAGTACAACTCCGACGCGATGCGAGCCGCGGTGCTTGAAGCACGCAAAGCTGCTGCAACCGACAGCATCGTTCTCCTTCTGGGCGAAAGTGGAAGCGGCAAAGACTACTTGGCGCGATGGATACACGAGCATTCCAAGCGAGCCGGCGGCCCCTATTTTTCGGTGAATTGCGCGGCAGTGGCTAAAGAACTGGCGGAGTCGGAACTTTTTGGGCACGAATCAGGCGCGTTCACCGGAGCGCGTGGCAGAAAACGAGGTTTGTTGGAATTAGCTGAAGGTGGCACTCTATTGCTAAACGAAATCGGCGAATTGCCGCTTCCGTTGCAGTCGAAACTGCTGACCTTTCTGGACACGCGATCTTTCCTCCGGGTTGGTGGAGAAAAGAACGTTCACGTTAACGCAAGACTTATCGCAGCAACTCATCGCGACCTGGAACAAGAGGTCGCGGAAGGCCGGTTCCTTTCACCACTGTTCTATCGTCTGAACGTTTTCACAATATCGGTGCCGCCTCTTCGCGAGAGAGTCCAAGACATCCCCTTGCTGGTCGATGAAATTATGTCGAAACTCGCGGAGGAAATGCAGCTCACGCATGTCCCCACCATAGATCTTGGCTCCATGCGCTCCCTGACTCAGTACACCTGGCCGGGAAATGTCAGGGAATTACGAAACGTCGTGGAACGAGCCCTTATGCTGTCGGATGGCGAATATCTTACCATTTCGTTACCGGCAGCGGGTGCCAATTCCTCCGATTGGTCGTATCATTTGCGATTCCAATCCAACCGGACACTCCACGATATGACCGATGAAGTAATACAGTGGCTTTGCGTTGAAGGTTTGCGTCGGACCGGGGGAAGCAAGAAAAAGGCAGCGTCGCTTCTCGGCATATCCCGCGACTCTTTGTACCGGTACATGAAGAGGTTCGGAATTGAGCGGGAAGGCGAAGATGATATGGACAACTAG
- a CDS encoding enoyl-CoA hydratase/isomerase family protein translates to MSSESSDRGLVTYHREDHVGFVTLNRPDKRNALNHAVWEALGAATEMAREDKEARVVLLCGAGKSFCAGLDLSPENEVISTLSGEPSAAQKMSLYKSIKHIQDIHTRFERLPQPTIGLIHGHCLGAGLELALCCDIRLCSVDTTFAMPEAKLAIITDVGGLQRLPKVVGPGHAREIAFRGHRFDAERALAINLVNDLYPDKQTLDAKGLEMAREIASNPPLAVQGAKDVFLYNETVPIDQALDYTAARSSMVMPSEDIREAISAYLQKREGNFKGA, encoded by the coding sequence ATGAGCAGTGAATCATCAGATCGCGGTCTGGTTACCTATCACCGCGAGGATCATGTAGGATTTGTAACACTGAACAGGCCGGACAAGCGTAACGCACTGAACCATGCCGTGTGGGAGGCATTGGGTGCGGCCACGGAAATGGCGCGGGAGGACAAGGAAGCCCGGGTGGTCTTATTGTGCGGGGCCGGTAAATCCTTTTGCGCGGGCCTGGACCTGAGCCCGGAAAACGAGGTGATTTCCACGCTCAGCGGGGAGCCGTCCGCTGCGCAAAAGATGAGCCTCTACAAATCTATAAAGCATATTCAGGACATTCATACTCGTTTCGAACGGCTCCCGCAGCCTACTATCGGCTTGATTCACGGGCATTGCCTTGGCGCGGGTCTGGAACTGGCGCTTTGCTGCGACATCCGCCTTTGCTCGGTGGACACCACGTTTGCAATGCCTGAGGCCAAGCTTGCAATTATCACGGATGTTGGGGGCTTGCAGCGTCTACCCAAAGTAGTGGGTCCGGGCCACGCCAGGGAAATAGCATTTCGTGGGCACCGATTCGACGCGGAGCGTGCTCTGGCCATAAATCTGGTGAACGACCTCTATCCGGATAAACAGACGCTCGATGCAAAGGGCCTCGAAATGGCGCGAGAGATCGCGTCCAACCCGCCTCTTGCCGTTCAGGGAGCCAAGGATGTGTTTCTCTACAATGAGACCGTTCCAATAGACCAGGCCCTGGATTATACTGCGGCACGGTCCAGCATGGTCATGCCTTCGGAAGATATCAGGGAGGCAATATCCGCTTACTTGCAAAAACGCGAAGGCAATTTCAAAGGCGCCTAA
- a CDS encoding radical SAM protein: MSFLFINVNHDVGYESSESIPISLGYILAALRADGWDGVILDDVRDRPLTLKSLEKWILRVDPMVIGFTAYQSTMNRIRFFCRYIKSRHRRIQIVLGGPQAAVMPSEGLEDLEDVDVLVRGEGEIVMKEIARALKSGKALDTVEGITCKCNGGIADTGFGPEPPEDLDAYASPYLLNLLNLAGKNTAILLSSRGCRHVCWFCITPKICRGKIRYHSVDRVVDEMELLTDQGIERIWFADPNFTDDRERTERLLRAKIDRGIATPFWFQTRSDLIDPSLMKKLKAAGADTIAFGLESGSPGVLEKTNKRIVLEQLRENISAAQSLGLETELFSVFGLPYETVDDARQTLEFVRSLGIPIQSNSGSQQMQLYFGSIYEKTPARFAINPLPAYRPRFLSVGDRYETDAMSRADLRKVRNMWALANEQLERDVYYKQRIFEVLDFLLQNREDLKDEPAFHAYGALAASAIEEFDLLVRFLEGYAALQSVENSDVEELISGLSFFKEVDEPAGPMDRVIFDSRSWIQGVPFTGISGKYWDVLLGRGLLLPSFESGFVGVRQGEDATFRFVFPDDYVQEELRGQEVEVQAKIHKVFKSVEARSVDEVKNLGMRNHYAFKDLELLREQNEILYYLSLRDSEPEALLKTPSHFLMLVHCLAKLGKQEQVRSLASMLNGKPAALNALADTVSAAGKCAWAAEYYEAISKELPSSLMKIVRCHLNLGESERAMKLLLTIPEGPSIEFQETLLECLKAAQSDSSRIPSLEHHVLNLRVTAALGREAVSRSSQLSGPPIVHGASENDS, from the coding sequence GTGTCATTTCTTTTTATCAACGTCAATCACGACGTAGGATATGAATCTTCGGAAAGCATTCCAATTTCTCTTGGATACATTTTGGCTGCTTTGAGAGCCGATGGCTGGGACGGAGTCATACTCGACGACGTCAGGGATAGGCCGTTGACCCTCAAGAGCCTGGAAAAATGGATCCTCCGCGTTGATCCGATGGTGATAGGGTTCACTGCCTATCAAAGCACGATGAATCGTATTCGCTTCTTTTGCCGGTACATCAAATCCCGCCATCGCCGGATTCAGATTGTGCTGGGCGGCCCGCAGGCCGCGGTTATGCCGTCAGAGGGTCTGGAGGACCTCGAGGATGTGGATGTGCTGGTGCGCGGCGAAGGCGAAATAGTAATGAAAGAAATCGCCCGCGCGCTTAAGTCCGGGAAGGCCCTTGACACAGTTGAAGGCATTACATGCAAGTGCAACGGCGGAATCGCCGACACCGGCTTCGGGCCTGAGCCACCGGAAGATTTGGATGCTTATGCTTCACCATATCTGCTGAACCTGCTGAACCTCGCGGGAAAGAATACGGCCATCCTGCTTTCTTCCAGGGGTTGCCGCCACGTTTGTTGGTTCTGCATTACTCCCAAGATATGTAGAGGAAAGATCCGGTACCATTCGGTCGATCGGGTGGTCGACGAAATGGAGTTACTGACAGACCAAGGAATCGAACGCATTTGGTTCGCTGACCCTAATTTCACCGACGACCGGGAAAGAACCGAGAGGCTTTTGCGGGCGAAAATTGACCGCGGAATTGCCACACCATTCTGGTTTCAAACCCGAAGCGACCTCATAGACCCTTCGTTGATGAAAAAGCTGAAGGCCGCGGGCGCGGACACGATCGCCTTCGGACTGGAGTCAGGAAGCCCGGGCGTGTTGGAAAAGACAAATAAGCGCATCGTCCTAGAACAGTTGCGCGAGAACATATCAGCGGCTCAATCACTGGGCCTGGAAACCGAACTCTTCTCGGTATTCGGTCTTCCCTACGAAACCGTTGACGACGCCAGGCAAACCCTGGAATTCGTGCGCTCTTTGGGCATACCGATCCAATCGAATTCCGGCTCGCAACAAATGCAGCTCTATTTCGGCTCCATATACGAGAAGACACCCGCTCGTTTTGCAATAAATCCTCTGCCTGCATACAGACCGCGATTCCTATCTGTGGGAGACCGGTACGAAACCGACGCGATGTCGCGGGCCGATCTCCGGAAGGTCCGCAACATGTGGGCGCTTGCCAACGAACAGCTGGAACGGGATGTCTATTACAAGCAGCGCATCTTCGAGGTTTTGGATTTCCTCCTACAAAATCGCGAAGACCTTAAAGATGAGCCCGCTTTTCATGCGTATGGCGCCCTTGCCGCAAGCGCAATTGAAGAATTTGATCTGTTGGTCCGGTTCCTTGAAGGCTATGCCGCCCTTCAGTCAGTAGAAAACTCCGACGTAGAGGAACTTATTTCCGGGCTGAGCTTCTTCAAGGAGGTCGATGAACCTGCCGGGCCGATGGATCGAGTCATTTTCGATTCCCGCAGTTGGATTCAAGGTGTCCCCTTTACCGGGATTTCCGGAAAATATTGGGACGTACTGCTGGGTAGAGGACTCTTGCTCCCCTCTTTTGAGAGCGGGTTTGTCGGAGTGCGACAAGGCGAGGATGCCACGTTCCGTTTCGTCTTTCCGGATGATTATGTCCAGGAGGAGCTGAGAGGACAAGAGGTCGAGGTCCAAGCTAAGATTCACAAAGTGTTCAAATCTGTGGAAGCCCGAAGCGTGGATGAAGTGAAGAATCTCGGCATGCGTAATCACTATGCATTTAAGGACCTGGAACTTTTGCGGGAGCAGAATGAGATCCTTTACTATCTCTCGCTGAGGGACTCTGAACCGGAAGCATTGCTCAAGACGCCGAGCCATTTCCTTATGCTGGTCCATTGCCTTGCCAAACTAGGCAAGCAGGAGCAGGTCCGGAGCCTCGCCTCCATGCTGAACGGAAAACCTGCCGCCCTGAACGCTCTTGCCGACACTGTTTCGGCCGCAGGCAAATGCGCATGGGCCGCCGAGTACTATGAGGCTATTTCAAAGGAACTGCCGTCATCGCTCATGAAGATAGTCAGATGTCATCTCAACTTGGGTGAATCGGAGCGAGCCATGAAGCTCCTCCTGACGATTCCCGAGGGCCCGAGCATTGAATTTCAAGAGACGTTGCTTGAATGTCTTAAGGCGGCCCAGAGTGATTCGAGCCGCATCCCTTCGCTTGAGCATCACGTATTGAATCTTCGGGTCACGGCCGCTCTTGGACGGGAGGCGGTCTCGCGGTCTTCACAACTTTCGGGACCACCGATAGTGCATGGAGCTTCAGAGAATGATTCATAG
- a CDS encoding response regulator: MRMATEGKLGKLVHILLVEDNLVDVMVTKEAFGEGKVANQISVVNDGVEAMAFLRREGEYANAPRPHLILLDLNLPRKDGRELLAEIKQDPNLKRIPVIVLTTSQDEHDICKSYELHANCFVTKPVTLNEFVSVVKEIEGFWFQLVKLPPDGDKLWIPKK, encoded by the coding sequence ATGAGAATGGCCACTGAGGGGAAGCTTGGAAAACTTGTCCACATTCTACTGGTGGAGGACAATCTCGTAGATGTAATGGTAACAAAGGAAGCGTTCGGCGAAGGCAAGGTGGCCAACCAAATTAGCGTAGTGAACGACGGCGTAGAAGCTATGGCATTTCTCCGACGTGAAGGAGAGTATGCAAACGCTCCCCGGCCTCACTTGATCTTGCTCGATCTAAACCTACCCAGAAAAGACGGCCGGGAGCTACTTGCTGAAATAAAGCAGGACCCAAACCTCAAACGTATACCCGTAATCGTTTTGACCACCTCGCAGGATGAACACGACATATGCAAGAGTTATGAACTCCATGCCAATTGCTTCGTCACCAAGCCGGTGACACTCAATGAATTCGTTTCCGTGGTGAAGGAAATCGAAGGCTTCTGGTTCCAGTTGGTGAAATTACCTCCGGATGGGGACAAGTTATGGATTCCCAAGAAGTGA
- a CDS encoding HAMP domain-containing protein — MSVKNRLLISSAICLILVLGAGLIVIFQFNAVEDQLHRLRTNSAIVRNVFNLDILADDYANYNEERPVVQWRLTHDTLRKLLQEAAERNSHHPGILNRLIENHREIDSTFSDLVGLHEKDSFPPEESPLKKEVGQKLKGLLSVKLQSMVDHASRLESASQAKLAHSQKVATLTIMVFVALMAGIAVGTGIYVYRLIIAPLQKLADAADVVGAGVLDRAVDVTGPGELGHLAKAFNRMTANLKKSYEELGAEVSQRKLAEKVLAKQAEELARSNRELGQFAYVASHDLQEPLRNVTNCVQLLERRYKDRIGPDAVKLTDFAADSCSRMKTLIDDLLEFSRVGTRGKALEPTDCELVLRQALANIGSLIDESRAVITHDPMPTLNADSTQLSQLFQNLVSNGIKFRGEEPPRIHVSAEKNDHEWLFSVRDNGIGIDPQYNDRIFVIFQRLHAKSDFPGSGIGLAIAKKIVERHGGRIWTESAGKGGAIFYFTIPTGVYENGH, encoded by the coding sequence ATGAGTGTTAAGAACCGCTTGCTGATAAGCTCGGCGATTTGTCTGATCCTGGTTCTCGGAGCAGGGCTCATCGTTATATTCCAGTTCAATGCTGTAGAGGATCAACTGCATCGGTTGAGGACCAACTCCGCTATAGTCAGAAATGTGTTCAATCTCGACATCCTGGCGGACGACTACGCGAACTACAATGAAGAGCGCCCCGTGGTGCAGTGGAGGCTAACCCACGACACGCTACGGAAGCTCCTACAAGAGGCGGCTGAGAGAAACAGCCATCACCCCGGAATTTTGAATCGATTGATTGAGAATCATCGCGAGATAGACTCTACATTTTCCGATTTGGTAGGGCTCCACGAAAAGGACTCCTTCCCGCCGGAAGAGTCCCCGTTGAAGAAGGAAGTGGGACAGAAGTTGAAAGGCTTGCTCTCGGTAAAATTGCAGTCTATGGTTGATCACGCATCCCGTTTAGAGAGCGCCAGCCAAGCCAAATTGGCGCACAGCCAAAAAGTAGCCACTTTAACTATCATGGTTTTCGTTGCACTGATGGCAGGAATAGCAGTTGGAACTGGCATATACGTTTACAGGTTGATCATTGCTCCTCTCCAGAAATTGGCCGATGCAGCGGACGTCGTTGGCGCCGGGGTTCTCGATCGTGCTGTGGATGTGACTGGACCGGGGGAGTTGGGACATTTGGCGAAAGCCTTCAACAGGATGACTGCAAATTTGAAAAAGTCCTATGAGGAGCTGGGCGCAGAGGTGAGTCAGCGAAAGTTGGCAGAGAAGGTCTTGGCGAAACAGGCCGAAGAGCTGGCTCGCTCCAACAGAGAACTGGGCCAGTTTGCGTATGTGGCTTCTCACGACCTGCAGGAACCGCTGCGCAACGTAACGAACTGTGTGCAGTTGCTGGAACGTCGATACAAGGATCGAATCGGTCCGGACGCAGTGAAGTTGACTGATTTTGCAGCAGACTCCTGCTCAAGGATGAAGACCCTTATAGACGACTTGCTGGAGTTCTCTCGTGTCGGGACCAGAGGCAAGGCGCTGGAGCCCACTGATTGTGAATTGGTTTTGCGGCAGGCCCTTGCTAACATTGGGTCCCTGATTGACGAATCCCGTGCAGTCATAACCCATGATCCCATGCCCACGTTAAACGCCGATTCTACGCAACTGTCGCAACTGTTTCAGAACCTTGTTTCCAATGGCATCAAGTTTCGGGGCGAGGAGCCGCCGCGAATCCACGTTTCCGCTGAAAAGAACGATCATGAATGGCTATTTTCTGTCCGAGACAACGGCATCGGCATAGATCCTCAGTACAATGATCGAATATTTGTCATCTTTCAGCGCCTCCATGCAAAGTCGGATTTTCCCGGCAGTGGCATCGGGCTCGCAATTGCAAAAAAAATCGTGGAGCGACACGGCGGGCGCATATGGACGGAATCTGCGGGCAAGGGCGGCGCGATATTTTATTTCACCATACCAACCGGAGTGTATGAGAATGGCCACTGA